GGGTGATACACAGCCCGTTGCAGACGAAACGGGAGATGATGGAGGCGGGGGAGAACGACGTATCATTGGTATCATAGACAGCGATTATTCTCTCTTCGACCGTTCATCGGAGGTGAGAGAGAACATCTTTCGGACGGACACCCATGATCTGGAAACGATGCTCGTTGCATCCGGTGCGCTTGAGAACGTTATTGAACACATTGAGACAGTCGCATTGCCGCAGACCTTTGCCCAAAAGGCCTATGGATCACTGCGCCAGGGAGACCTCCGGGCGGCACTGACACGGGCAGCCCGCTATCTGGGACTTGCGGTCTTTGTGAATAACGAGGCCGGTCTCAATATCACGTTTAAGCATATCAACTGCAAGAAACGCGATACCTTTTCCCGGTTTGTCAATGCTGAAACGCTTGAATGTGATATTGAAGCGATGAAACAGGTGATTCTTGAGAAAAATGCAGACCGGGGAGAAGAATTCATAGACATTTTTGAGGGTCTGGTACGTAATTCCGGAGGGTATTACTTTGAGTATCCGTGGCATATCTGCCGCGGTCATGACCTGATCTGTGTCCTTCTGCGCGATATCAACATGCGCTATTCGCTGCGCGATGGTGAGCAGATCAAAGGCCGTGATCTGGAACGCCTTCTGAGGCGACATTATCAGGCGGTGTACTTTGCAGATACAGACCTCTGCCGGCAGATCCGTCACTGGGAAGAAGAGATCTTTGGCAACGAGGTGTCCCGTATTTTTTCCCCTCAGATTTATCGTGCGTTGCTGTGAAAAAATGGATATTACTGGATATTTGAGTAGTTTTCCTCAACCTCATTCTTCGCGGTGTGACGCAGATCCATAAGTTCCAGTATGACAGCATCTGAGAAGATCATCGCCGCAGTCTCGAAGAGTGAACCTGTGGGAGCCTTTGGGTTGTATGCTGCACCGGACCGGTGTTCGCCGGTTATCTGCCGGATGGCGAAGTCAGAGGAGAGTCCTTTGTCATCATACTGTCGGCTGTCAAGAACCACGGTCAGGTCTGCTGTCTTTGCCATGGACGACTCCCCGCGTGATGTGACAAGGGCCAGAGTGCCGCCAACTGCCTTGGCGGTTTTACAGATGTCAGTGATGGAATGGGTCTCGCCCGACCCGGAGAAGGTTACAAGCAGGTCACCCTTCTCCATTGCAGGAGTTATTGTCTCACCAACCACATAGCTCTCCATCCCAAGATGCATCAGCCGCATGGCAAATGCCTTGGCAA
Above is a window of Methanogenium organophilum DNA encoding:
- a CDS encoding DUF4435 domain-containing protein — encoded protein: MKGKNRRFAGYRLEDIWADPEEIRGSIETMEMTYPGMGGKVFVITEGPYDLEVYDRCFNSDACILRIANSKENVCEVVKGVCMGDTQPVADETGDDGGGGERRIIGIIDSDYSLFDRSSEVRENIFRTDTHDLETMLVASGALENVIEHIETVALPQTFAQKAYGSLRQGDLRAALTRAARYLGLAVFVNNEAGLNITFKHINCKKRDTFSRFVNAETLECDIEAMKQVILEKNADRGEEFIDIFEGLVRNSGGYYFEYPWHICRGHDLICVLLRDINMRYSLRDGEQIKGRDLERLLRRHYQAVYFADTDLCRQIRHWEEEIFGNEVSRIFSPQIYRALL
- the hxlB gene encoding 6-phospho-3-hexuloisomerase translates to MATCYSIQELMRMIATAAGSIADTVSDREGQRFMQALLTSDRIYVAGAGRSGLIAKAFAMRLMHLGMESYVVGETITPAMEKGDLLVTFSGSGETHSITDICKTAKAVGGTLALVTSRGESSMAKTADLTVVLDSRQYDDKGLSSDFAIRQITGEHRSGAAYNPKAPTGSLFETAAMIFSDAVILELMDLRHTAKNEVEENYSNIQ